The genomic interval TCATGGATAGTATATATTATAACTTAAATTCTTTGATTGAATGTTTTCTAAACAATAGACTGACACGTGTATAGTGATGCCATGCAATTTACTAAGAAttcgtttggattggcttaaaaaaagtaactttttaaagtggtggaacttatttttaaaataagcagttatgtgtttggataaaagtgttgcagttgaaaaaaaatttgttaatgtgtttgacaaataagtgttggtaaacacttttttttttatcaaaatgtctgaaataccctttaagTTGTTAACATGAtgaaaagttgattaatttaaggtttttatactttaaaaaaaattaaaacaaaattaatttatattttacatccataagtaataatattttcgtatcattcacatatttctttaccaccacaaattatttataagaggaataataataataataataataataataaaaataatgataataataaaataataataataaaaataaaataataataattattaaaaaaataaaataataataataaaataataataataataattcaatatgggcaatttggaaattgtataaaagaattaaggacaaaaaggtaatatacttggtcaacaAAAAGGGCTTTTAAgtttagagcctgtttggatgggcttttaagctggtcaaactggcttaaaagccaatttttgacttattagagtgtttggcaattatcaaagtgacttattttaagccaaaagctaaaagctaggggaggggagcttttttttttttaacttaaaaagcccttttatgttgaccaagtatattacctttttgcccttaattcttttatacaatttccaaattgcccatattgaattattattattattattattNNNNNNNNNNNNNNNNNNNNNNNNNNNNNNNNNNNNNNNNNNNNNNNNNNNNNNNNNNNNNNNNNNNNNNNNNNNNNNNNNNNNNNNNNNNNNNNNNNNNNNNNNNNNNNNNNNNNNNNNNNNNNNNNNNNNNNNNNNNNNNNNNNNNNNNNNNNNNNNNNNNNNNNNNNNNNNNNNNNNNNNNNNNNNNNNNNNNNNNNNNNNNNNNNNNNNNNNNNNNNNNNNNNNNNNNNNNNNNNNNNNNNNNNNNNNNNNNNNNNNNNNNNNNNNNNNNNNNNNNNNNNNNNNNNNNNNNNNNNNNNNNNNNNNNNNNNNNNNNNNNNNNNNNNNNNNNNNNNNNNNNNNNNNNNNNNNNNNNNNNNNNNNNNNNNNNNNNNNNNNNNNNNNNNNNNNNNNNNNNNNNNNNNNNNNNNNNNNNNNNNNNNNNNNNNNNNNNNNNNNNNNNNNNNNNNNNNNNNNNNNNNNNNNNNNNNNNNNNNNNNNNNNNNNNNNNNNNNNNNNNNNNNNNNNNNNNNNNNNNNNNNNNNNNNNNNNNNNNNNNNNNNNNNNNNNNNNNNNNNNNNNNNNNNNNNNNNNNNNNNNNNNNNNNNNNNNNNNNNNNNNNNNNNNNNNNNNNNNNNNNNNNNNNNNNNNNNNNNNNNNNNNNNNNNNNNNNNNtattattattattattattatttctgaaatatgaatttatattcctcttataaggtggtaaagaaatatgtgaatgatagaaaaatattattacttatggatgtaaaacataaattaattttgtttcaatttttttttaagtataaaaaccttaaattaatcaactttttatcatgttaacagcttaaagggtatttcagacattttgataaaaaaaagtgtttaccaacacttatttgccaaacacatcaacaacttttttttcaactgcaacacttttatccaaacacataactacttattttaaaaataagtccagcactttaaaaagttactttttttaagtcaatccaaacgggctctaattCAAGTTTTTGATTACAAAATTTTCGTCAAATTAAGAAACAGTCTTGAGATCTTGTCAACCTCACTTCCTTTTTACCATTTCCTCCCATTATGAATGATCTTAATCAGAAGTGAGATTCAAGATTTGAAATTCATGAATTCTTACAGAGAATGCAAGATAATACTATACAATAATAACTGGGGTCATAACgaaatatttgtatatctttaGTGAATTCCTTAATAGGTAGGGAAAAAAGCTACTGAATTCACATGAACTCATTCAGTACATGTTAGATTCGCCAATTTGACCGTAATACTACACATTCTTTTGTCAAGCATCTATTCGACGGAGGTTATATACATTTGGATGATGACATTATATCGTgattttattctttaatattcttgaataatgaatatatAAGGCATATAAATCCAAGTAAActatttgttagggttttgccctgattttcttaccttaattgaagttttttttccttaaagaaaagtcaaagtattaccataaatgcttgaactttttctgaaagaaaaatataattttcttccatatttagtttattcttttcttataGGAAAAGTTTTgggatctataaattgaagatttctattcccataacaaaatacaatagaattcacaatgtagtcgtttggaaagttgtttatggggagattttctcctaaactttttttttccaatattaaattagttttataatatgtaggtcgtttgaccaaactatattaataatatgtttttagtatacttttatttgtcatatgaTTTACAATTGTAAGTTTctgcatgacgccctaatcatcTTCATAACCCAACACTATTAACTATCACTACAGAATCCACAACCAATGATTTCCCTTTAGCAATGAATTGCAGTCAAGTTCAGCaacattcaattaaaaaaaaaatgtctcaaacatattatgtatatattttgatCATTGACATTGAACTCTAGATTCTATATTCCAGTGCTAATACATGATATCCTCATTGCCTTTAATTACAGAAGTATATAGATGtcatttgaaaaacaaaaaaacaaaaaaaactcagGCACTAATAAATTCCCCACACAAATAGCTGCTAGAGAAGTTGCACAAAATGGTTTCCATGACTATTATTATAGAATTGCTAGTTTTGTTAACGTACCTTTCGGATACTAATGCATCGAACATTTCAACTGATGAGGCTGCTCTTTTAGCTTTCAAAGCTCATATAACTTCAGATCCAAATGGAATGTTGTCGAAAAACTGGACAAAAGGGACTCACCTTTGCAATTGGATAGGCATATCTTGCAGTAGAAGGCATCAAAGAGTGACATCACTAGACCTCAATGGTCTCAGACTAAGAGGTTCAATCGCGACTGAAACTGGGAACCTTTCCTTTCTTAGTTTCTTGGACATTGGAAACAACAGCATCAACGGTGAAATCCCTGATGAACTCAGCTATTTGAGGAGGCTGAAGCACTTGACCTTGTCAATGAATAATCTCACAGGTCAAATTCCAGAAAGTCTTGGATTACTGAGAAGGCTCGAGTTGTTGGATCTTTCTGAAAATGATCTCTTTGGATCTGTTCCTTCGTCTATCTTCAATGTCTCTTCTTTGAAAGTCATCAATTTGATTTATAATGCACTCTCTGGGACTTTGCCAAATGACATTTGCCATAATCTTCCGCGGCTGGAGGGCTTACAGATAGCAAGAAATCAACTCTCTGGCCAACTACCAAGCAATTTAGACAAATGCAAAGAGCTTACATACTTGTCCTTGTCATATAACCAGTTCACAGGTAAAAATACTAAACCAATTTCTTTCTCTGCTACTTTTGGTTCATATTGACAATAAAGATTGCAACAATTTTTAGTGAAAACAATCATAGGCTATTGAGAGGTATAACTTATTGTAACGTCTATTACAGGAAACTAGCCTAGAGACATGTGGAACTTGACAAAACTTCAACATCTATTTCTTGGATGGAATAACATAACAGGTACTTATAATGTTCTGGTTTAACTGAATCTGCCTACAACTGCATTTATTGCTGGACTTCTCACCTCGTAGCACTAGAGATCTTTGACATTTCCAAACTCACTCTTCAACTCATTTATAAGAAATTAGTATTTGCATTTCAAAGGGTAGTAGCAAAAAATGTTAGTATAGCTCTTTGttcttcattttcaaataaCAACAGCAACTACTACATTGGCTCAATTCTAGTTTTTGTctgctatatgaatcctcattaTCCATGTTGATTCATTTAGTCACATCTTCAAAAGGAATGAAACAGACTGCAAGAATTGCTGAAATATTTAAAAGGCATACAACTAACAGTTTTCTGTTATTCATAGAAACATACTGACTGTAATGCTGTTATACAGTATTGGACATTTAAGTGTAGTAACCACacaatttgacatatattttACAGGACATATACCAAGTGAAATTGATAACCTATCAGCAATTCGAAGATTAAGTCTACGCCGGAACAATTTGGTGGGAAATCTTCCACCATCTATTGGAAATTTGTCAAATCTAGAGATGATAGACCTAGGTGACAACAGTCTATATGGAGGCGTTCCTCAGGAGTTTGAACATCTTgtaaatttgaaagaagtgtATCTTGGTCCAAACAGATTATCAGGTGAAGTTCCAAGGCGTATGTACAACATTTCTGGACTAAAAAAGATTTCATTTGTAGCAAATGAGCTTTCAGGAACACTTCCCCCAAACATAGGCCATACTCTTCCAAATCTTGAAGGCCTTTACCTTGGGGAAAACCAGTTCACCGGGCTGATTCCTACCTCAATTGTGAATTCCACCAAGCTTATCCAGCTTGATTTTGGTCGCAATCTGTTTAGTGGACCTGTACCTATGAATCTTGGAAAGCTACAACAGCTTCAATTCATCAACTTTCAAGTAAACCAATTGAGGAATGATCAATCTACAGGCGAGTTAAGTTTCCTGACATCATTATCTAATTGCAAGTATTTGAAAACCGTTCAAATAGGAGGTAATCAATTTAATGGAAGTCTTCCAAAATCTTTAGGTTCAGGAAACTGGTCCTTTTCCCTTGAATATTTCATTGCCCTTCAAAGTGGTATCACAGGAAAAATACCAACTAACATCAGTAACTTTAGGAACCTGGAGTGGTTAACATTGGGAGACAATAAACTTATAGGATCTATTCCTCCAGTTTTGGGGAACTTGAGGAATTTGAAAAGATTTAGCCTGGAGAAAAACAATTTAGATGGAATTATACCAACTAGCTTGTGTAACATGGAAAACTTGTACCAAATTATCTTGGGGAAAAATCAACTTACTGGCGAATTACCAAGttgttttggaaatctttctTCTTTAAGAGAACTCTACTTAGATTCCAATGCACTAATTTCCCATATTCCATCAACTTTTTGGAGGAACAGAGATATTTCAATTCTCACTTTGTCCTCCAATTTACTGAATGGGTCTCTTGCAGTAGAAATGAGGAATTCAAGGAGTTTGCGGATATTACATTTACATGGTAATCAGTTCTCTGGTCAGATTCCTAGCACAATTGGCCAACTACAAAGTTTGGTTAGCCTTTCACTGTCAAAGAATATGTTAGATGGTTCCATACCTGAACTATTTGAAGATTTGGTTTCATTGGAACACTTGGATCTATCTAGCAACAATCTATCAGGCATGATCCCCAAGTCCTTGAGGAATCTTGAACATCTCATGTATTTCAATGTCTCGTTCAATGGGCTCATGGGTGAAATTCCAGATGGAGGGCCATTCGTAAATTTTACAGCTGAATCATTCATGGGTAACCCTGCATTATGTGGATCATCACGCTTCCATGTGATGCAATGCAGAGTCACAAGtcttgaaaggaaaagaaagagtaGAGTCTTAACTTCTGTTCTTGCATCAGTTTCCTCAGGAGTTGTAGTCACAACCATTTTCATCATTTGGTTTCTGAAATGCCGAAAAAGGAGTACGGAACTTCCTCTAGTTGATACATTTGGTCAGGTACATAAGAGGATTTCGTACTATGATATTTCTCAAGGGACAAACAACTTTGATGAAGCAAACTTGATTGGAAGGGGGAGCCTTGGTTTGGTGTACAAAGGNNNNNNNNNNNNNNNNNNNNNNNNNNNNNNNNNNNNNNNNNNNNNNNNNNNNNNNNNNNNNNNNNNNNNNNNNNNNNNNNNNNNNNNNNNNNNNNNNNNNNNNNNNNNNNNNNNNNNNNNNNNNNNNNNNNNNNNNNNNNNNNNNNNNNNNNNNNNNNNNNNNNNNNNNNNNNNNNNNNNNNNNNNNNNNNNNNNNNNNNNNNNNNNNNNNNNNNNNNNNNNNNNNNNNNNNNNNNNNNNNNNNNNNNNNNNNNNNNNNNNNNNNNNNNNNNNNNNNNNNNNNNNNNNNNNNNNNNNNNNNNNNNNNNNNNNNNNNNNNNNNNNNNNNNNNNNNNNNNNNNNNNNNNNNNNNNNNNNNNNNNNNNNNNNNNNNNNNNNNNNNNNNNNNNNNNNNNNNNNNNNNNNNNNNNNNNNNNNNNNNNNNNNNNNNNNNNNNNNNNNNNNNNNNNNNNNNNNNNNNNNNNNNNNNNNNNNNNNNNNNNNNNNNNNNNNNNNNNNNNNNNNNNNNNNNNNNNNNNNNNNNNNNNNNNNNNNNNNNNNNNNNNNNNNNNNNNNNNNNNNNNNNNNNNNNNNNNNNNNNNNNNNNNNNNNNNNNNNNNNNNNNNNNNNNNNNNNNNNNNNNNNNNNNNNNNNNNNNNNNNNNNNNNNNNNNNNNNNNNNNNNNNNNNNNNNNNNNNNNNNNNNNNNNNNNNNNNNNNNNNNNNNNNNNNNNNNNNNNNNNNNNNNNNNNNNNNNNNNNNNNNNNNNNNNNNNNNNNNNNNNNNNNNNNNNNNNNNNNNNNNNNNNNNNNNNNNNNNNNNNNNNNNNNNNNNNNNNNNNNNNNNNNNNNNNNNNNNNNNNNNNNNNNNNNNNNNNNNNNNNNNNNNNNNNNNNNNNNNNNNNNNNNNNNNNNNNNNNNNNNNNNNNNNNNNNNNNNNNNNNNNNNNNNNNNNNNNNNNNNNNNNNNNNNNNNNNNNNNNNNNNNNNNNNNNNNNNNNNNNNNNNNNNNNNNNNNNNNNNNNNNNNNNNNNNNNNNNNNNNNNNNNNNNNNNNNNNNNNNNNNNNNNNNNNNNNNNNNNNNNNNNNNNNNNNNNNNNNNNNNNNNNNNNNNNNNNNNNNNNNNNNNNNNNNNNNNNNNNNNNNNNNNNNNNNNNNNNNNNNNNNNNNNNNNNNNNNNNNNNNNNNNNNNNNNNNNNNNNNNNNNNNNNNNNNNNNNNNNNNNNNNNNNNNNNNNNNNNNNNNNNNNNNNNNNNNNNNNNNNNNNNNNNNNNNNNNNNNNNNNNNNNNNNNNNNNNNNNNNNNNNNNNNNNNNNNNNNNNNNNNNNNNNNNNNNNNNNNNNNNNNNNNNNNNNNNNNNNNNNNNNNNNNNNNNNNNNNNNNNNNNNNNNNNNNNNNNNNNNNNNNNNNNNNNNNNNNNNNNNNNNNNNNNNNNNNNNNNNNNNNNNNNNNNNNNNNNNNNNNNNNNNNNNNNNNNNNNNNNNNNNNNNNNNNNNNNNNNNNNNNNNNNNNNNNNNNNNNNNNNNNNNNNNNNNNNNNNNNNNNNNNNNNNNNNNNNNNNNNNNNNNNNNNNNNNNNNNNNNNNNNNNNNNNNNNNNNNNNNNNNNNNNNNNNNNNNNNNNNNNNNNNNNNNNNNNNNNNNNNNNNNNNNNNNNNNNNNNNNNNNNNNNNNNNNNNNNNNNNNNNNNNNNNNNNNNNNNNNNNNNNNNNNNNNNNNNNNNNNNNNNNNNNNNNNNNNNNNNNNNNNNNNNNNNNNNNNNNNNNNNNNNNNNNNNNNNNNNNNNNNNNNNNNNNNNNNNNNNNNNNNNNNNNNNNNNNNNNNNNNNNNNNNNNNNNNNNNNNNNNNNNNNNNNNNNNNNNNNNNNNNNNNNNNNNNNNNNNNNNNNNNNNNNNNNNNNNNNNNNNNNNNNNNNNNNNNNNNNNNNNNNNNNNNNNNNNNNNNNNNNNNNNNNNNNNNNNNNNNNNNNNNNNNNNNNNNNNNNNNNNNNNNNNNNNNNNNNNNNNNNNNNNNNNNNNNNNNNNNNNNNNNNNNNNNNNNNNNNNNNNNNNNNNNNNNNNNNNNNNNNNNNNNNNNNNNNNNNNNNNNNNNNNNNNNNNNNNNNNNNNNNNNNNNNNNNNNNNNNNNNNNNNNNNNNNNNNNNNNNNNNNNNNNNNNNNNNNNNNNNNNNNNNNNNNNNNNNNNNNNNNNNNNNNNNNNNNNNNNNNNNNNNNNNNNNNNNNNNNNNNNNNNNNNNNNNNNNNNNNNNNNNNNNNNNNNNNNNNNNNNNNNNNNNNNNNNNNNNNNNNNNNNNNNNNNNNNNNNNNNNNNNNNNNNNNNNNNNNNNNNNNNNNNNNNNNNNNNNNNNNNNNNNNNNNNNNNNNNNNNNNNNNNNNNNNNNNNNNNNNNNNNNNNNNNNNNNNNNNNNNNNNNNNNNNNNNNNNNNNNNNNNNNNNNNNNNNNNNNNNNNNNNNNNNNNNNNNNNNNNNNNNNNNNNNNNNNNNNNNNNNNNNNNNNNNNNNNNNNNNNNNNNNNNNNNNNNNNNNNNNNNNNNNNNNNNNNNNNNNNNNNNNNNNNNNNNNNNNNNNNNNNNNNNNNNNNNNNNNNNNNNNNNNNNNNNNNNNNNNNNNNNNNNNNNNNNNNNNNNNNNNNNNNNNNNNNNNNNNNNNNNNNNNNNNNNNNNNNNNNNNNNNNNNNNNNNNNNNNNNNNNNNNNNNNNNNNNNNNNNNNNNNNNNNNNNNNNNNNNNNNNNNNNNNNNNNNNNNNNNNNNNNNNNNNNNNNNNNNNNNNNNNNNNNNNNNNNNNNNNNNNNNNNNNNNNNNNNNNNNNNNNNNNNNNNNNNNNNNNNNNNNNNNNNNNNNNNNNNNNNNNNNNNNNNNNNNNNNNNNNNNNNNNNNNNNNNNNNNNNNNNNNNNNNNNNNNNNNNNNNNNNNNNNNNNNNNNNNNNNNNNNNNNNNNNNNNNNNNNNNNNNNNNNNNNNNNNNNNNNNNNNNNNNNNNNNNNNNNNNNNNNNNNNNNNNNNNNNNNNNNNNNNNNNNNNNNNNNNNNNNNNNNNNNNNNNNNNNNNNNNNNNNNNNNNNNNNNNNNNNNNNNNNNNNNNNNNNNNNNNNNNNNNNNNNNNNNNNNNNNNNNNNNNNNNNNNNNNNNNNNNNNNNNNNNNNNNNNNNNNNNNNNNNNNNNNNNNNNNNNNNNNNNNNNNNNNNNNNNNNNNNNNNNNNNNNNNNNNNNNNNNNNNNNNNNNNNNNNNNNNNNNNNNNNNNNNNNNNNNNNNNNNNNNNNNNNNNNNNNNNNNNNNNNNNNNNNNNNNNNNNNNNNNNNTTGGATCTATCTAGCAACAATCTATCAGGCATGATCCCCAAGTCCTTGAGGAATCTTGAACATCTCATGTATTTCAATGTCTCGTTCAATGGGCTCATGGGTGAAATTCCAGATGGAGGGCCATTCGTAAATTTTACAGCTGAATCATTCATGGGTAACCCTGCATTATGTGGATCATCACGCTTCCATGTGATGCAATGCAGAGTCACAAgtcttgaaagaaaaagaaagagtagaGTCTTAACTTCTGTTCTTGCATCAGTTTCCTCAGGAGTTGTAGTCACAACCATTTTCATCATTTGGTTTCTGAAATGCCGAAAAAGGAGTACGGAACTTCCTCTAGTTGATACATTTGGTCAGGTACATAAGAGGATTTCGTACTATGATATTTCTCAAGGGACAAACAACTTTGATGAAGCAAACTTGATTGGAAGGGGGAGCCTTGGTTTGGTGTACAAAGGGACACTAGCAGATAGAATGGTTGTGGCAATAAAGGTATTCAATACAGAACTGCAACATGCATTTAGAAGTTTCGAAGTGGAGTGTCAAGTTTTACGTAGCATTCGACACAGAAACCTTGTTAAGGTGATAAGTAGTTGTGCCAATTTTGATTATAAAGTGTTGGTGCTAGAGTACATGCCCAATGAAAACCTCGAATGTTGGCTTCACTCTACTGACAAATTTTTGGATATAACTCAAAGACTAAAGGTGATGATTGATGTGGCTTCCGCTGTGGAGTATTTACATGGAGGTCATTTGTTTGTAGTCGTCCATTGTGATTTGAAACCAAGTAACATACTTTTGGATGAAGATATGGTGGCAAAAGTGAGTGACTTTGGGATATCCAAACTTCTAACAGCTGAGACGCTAATAACACATACCAAGACTTTGGGTACCATCGGTTACATGGCACCAGGTAAATGTTATTATCAAGTTCATTTGAAGATTTTAAATGACgctaattattttcattaatgatcgtgtgattcttttttcttttttttttgcagagtATGGGTCAGAAGGCAAAGTATCAACCAAGGGAGATGTTTATAGCTTTGGTATTTTGTTAATGGAGACTTTTACAAGAAAGAGCCCTGTGGATGATCTATTCGTAGGAGACTTCACCTTGAAAAGATGGATATGCCAATCATTACCAGACCGATTGGTGGATGTAGTAGACATTAATCTATTTTCACTGGACGAAGAAAATTTTACTTCTAAAGAAAGATGTTTCAAATCAATCATGGAATTAGCTCTTGAATGCACAAACGATTTTCCTGAAGAAAGAATTCGCATGGAAGATATTACTCTGCAACTCAAGAAGATCCTAACCCAATTTCTGCAAAATGTTGTAACAAACTAAATGGTAGTGCTGAAATCTATAGTGGAATTGTCACATCTTTTCTTCACGGGCACAAATAGTTGGGCTAGTACGTAGAACTTTAACAGATTTAAGGATAGCCCTGCCCCTCTATCCTTCTTCATTTAAATACTAGGATTTTTCTATTTGGTAGCTAGGGATCGAACCGCAATGTGCACCTAACTTACCATATATGATTATGCTTTTAATGAAACAGAAACTTGAATGATTAAAGAGATCTTGTTAACAGATAACCCAGAAAGAAATGATCACTAAATTGGATAGCCTGAAACTACTTACCAAACAATACATAAGATAATTTGCAATTTCATTAACACTAGCATTTCTATGAAATATGAACTGATAAAAGCAGTATAAATACACAAAATACTTACGGTATTAATCCCATTCTCTCCCACAGCATTTGGCTAAGAGACACACGGGCCGGGCATGAAGGTGATCATCTCCATCGTCAGTATGTCTCCAGCATGAAGGTGATCTTTTGTAAATTTCCACAGAACACAAGTGACTTGTT from Solanum stenotomum isolate F172 unplaced genomic scaffold, ASM1918654v1 scaffold3800, whole genome shotgun sequence carries:
- the LOC125852645 gene encoding probable LRR receptor-like serine/threonine-protein kinase At3g47570, whose protein sequence is MVSMTIIIELLVLLTYLSDTNASNISTDEAALLAFKAHITSDPNGMLSKNWTKGTHLCNWIGISCSRRHQRVTSLDLNGLRLRGSIATETGNLSFLSFLDIGNNSINGEIPDELSYLRRLKHLTLSMNNLTGQIPESLGLLRRLELLDLSENDLFGSVPSSIFNVSSLKVINLIYNALSGTLPNDICHNLPRLEGLQIARNQLSGQLPSNLDKCKELTYLSLSYNQFTGHIPSEIDNLSAIRRLSLRRNNLVGNLPPSIGNLSNLEMIDLGDNSLYGGVPQEFEHLVNLKEVYLGPNRLSGEVPRRMYNISGLKKISFVANELSGTLPPNIGHTLPNLEGLYLGENQFTGLIPTSIVNSTKLIQLDFGRNLFSGPVPMNLGKLQQLQFINFQVNQLRNDQSTGELSFLTSLSNCKYLKTVQIGGNQFNGSLPKSLGSGNWSFSLEYFIALQSGITGKIPTNISNFRNLEWLTLGDNKLIGSIPPVLGNLRNLKRFSLEKNNLDGIIPTSLCNMENLYQIILGKNQLTGELPSCFGNLSSLRELYLDSNALISHIPSTFWRNRDISILTLSSNLLNGSLAVEMRNSRSLRILHLHGNQFSGQIPSTIGQLQSLVSLSLSKNMLDGSIPELFEDLVSLEHLDLSSNNLSGMIPKSLRNLEHLMYFNVSFNGLMGEIPDGGPFVNFTAESFMGNPALCGSSRFHVMQCRVTSLERKRKSRVLTSVLASVSSGVVVTTIFIIWFLKCRKRSTELPLVDTFGQVHKRISYYDISQGTNNFDEANLIGRGSLGMIPKSLRNLEHLMYFNVSFNGLMGEIPDGGPFVNFTAESFMGNPALCGSSRFHVMQCRVTSLERKRKSRVLTSVLASVSSGVVVTTIFIIWFLKCRKRSTELPLVDTFGQVHKRISYYDISQGTNNFDEANLIGRGSLGLVYKGTLADRMVVAIKVFNTELQHAFRSFEVECQVLRSIRHRNLVKVISSCANFDYKVLVLEYMPNENLECWLHSTDKFLDITQRLKVMIDVASAVEYLHGGHLFVVVHCDLKPSNILLDEDMVAKVSDFGISKLLTAETLITHTKTLGTIGYMAPEYGSEGKVSTKGDVYSFGILLMETFTRKSPVDDLFVGDFTLKRWICQSLPDRLVDVVDINLFSLDEENFTSKERCFKSIMELALECTNDFPEERIRMEDITLQLKKILTQFLQNVVTN